The genomic region GCTAATCGTCGGCGTCAACTACGCCAATGATTACTCAGACGGCATCAGGGGCACCGATGATGTGCGGACCGGGCCGCTGCGGCTCGTCGGGTCGAAGCTGGCGTCACCGCGCGCCGTCCTGACCGCCGCCATGACCAGCCTGGCCATCGGCGCCGCGGCGGGCCTCGCTCTGGCCCTCGTGAGCGACCCGTGGCTGATCGCGATCGGCGTGGCATGCATCGCGGGCGCGTGGCTCTACACCGGAGGTTCGACGCCGTACGGATACCGCGGGCTTGGCGAGGTAGCGGTGTTCGTGTTCTTCGGTCTGGTCGCCGTGCTCGGCACGCAGTACACCCAGGCGTTGCGCATCGACTGGGTCGGCGCCGCGCTGGCCGTCGCGACCGGCGCGCTGTCCTCTGCGGTGTTGGTGGCCAACAACCTTCGCGATATCCCCACCGACAAGACGTCGGGCAAGATCACGCTGGCCGTCCGCCTCGGTGACGCCCGCACGCGGGTGCTGTTTCAGGTACTGGTGGTCCTGGCGTTCGTGCTGACGCTGGTGCTGATGCTGGCGACGCCGTGGTGTGCGGTGGGACTTGTCGCGCTGCCGCTGGCAGTGCGCGCCGCGGCACCGGTGCGCAAGGGTCTCGGCGGGCGCGATCTGATTCCCGTGCTGCGCGACACCGGCTTGACGATGCTGGTGTGGTCGATCGCCGTCGCCGCGGCGCTCACCCTCGCCAGCTAGCTCCTCCTCCCCCGCGAGCGTGCGTGTCTGCGGGCGACACGCCGGGCCTAGATACGAGTTTCCGCACGCTCGCCGAATTGGTGAATTCTCTTCTGCCCCTTTGGTTTCACTAGTCACAAATCCGAGATTCCTGTCGGTGTATCGAACTAGTGTTCGAAGTATGTCGGTGGCGGAATTGCATGACTACCAGGGACCGGTCGCCGCGGCCCTTGATGCGCTCGACGCCGCCCTCGACGACCTGGACCAGGCAACCATCGACACGATGAGCCACCCCAGACTCCTCGATGTCATGGACCGCCTGGAACGGGTGAACCGCAGACTGCCCGTCACCGGGAATCGCGTCCTCAACCGGCTGGCTGCTGAGGCCAACCCGCTCGAAC from Mycolicibacterium sp. YH-1 harbors:
- a CDS encoding 1,4-dihydroxy-2-naphthoate polyprenyltransferase — encoded protein: MASIAQWIEGARPRTLPNAVAPVLAGTGAAAWLDSAVWWKALLALVVSLALIVGVNYANDYSDGIRGTDDVRTGPLRLVGSKLASPRAVLTAAMTSLAIGAAAGLALALVSDPWLIAIGVACIAGAWLYTGGSTPYGYRGLGEVAVFVFFGLVAVLGTQYTQALRIDWVGAALAVATGALSSAVLVANNLRDIPTDKTSGKITLAVRLGDARTRVLFQVLVVLAFVLTLVLMLATPWCAVGLVALPLAVRAAAPVRKGLGGRDLIPVLRDTGLTMLVWSIAVAAALTLAS